The following are from one region of the Nicotiana tabacum cultivar K326 chromosome 3, ASM71507v2, whole genome shotgun sequence genome:
- the LOC107825236 gene encoding transcription factor bHLH93-like yields MELTQQDFLEELLSPRIESWNSFTSGVKELFPNAWNIESSSFYQQNPEFIAQNSSLLELISPAESSFPCPAFTPQESYPFLDAFITAPAEVDSTNYIQEEYSNRATVEEGEGVGLISTDFHGHIGLGQDSSCFNNKVKMEEAASRINNMGEKKSSTKVKKVEGQPSKNLMAERRRRKRLNDRLSMLRSIVPKISKMDRTSILGDTIDYMKELIDKIHRLREDHEMEDETKDRKFMGNYKELKPNEAFVKNPPKFDVERRNEETRIEICCAAKPGLVLSTVSTIEALGLDVQQCVVSCFSDFSMRASCSEATEHRTILRSEDVQQALFKTAGYGGRCL; encoded by the exons atggagctcactcaacaggatttttTAGAGGAATTGCTGTCTCCGAGGATAGAAAGTTGGAATAGTTTTACAAGTGGAGTAAAGGAACTCTTCCCAAATGCATGGAACATTGAATCATCCAGCTTTTATCAACAAAACCCAGAATTTATAGCCCAAAACTCTTCCCTTTTAGAGCTCATTTCACCTGCAGAATCCAGCTTTCCATGTCCTGCTTTCACTCCACAAGAATCTTACCCTTTTCTTGATGCTTTTATTACAGCCCCAGCTGAAGTTGATTCAACTAATTATATTCAAGAAGAGTACAGTAATAGAGCCACTGTGGAGGAAGGAGAAGGAGTTGGCCTTATTTCTACCGATTTTCATGGCCATATTGGCCTGGGACAAGATTCAAGCTGTTTTAATAACAAGGTCAAAATGGAAGAAGCCGCTTCAAGAATTAATAATATGGGAGAAAAGAAGAGTAGTACTAAAGTTAAGAAGGTTGAGGGGCAGCCCTCTAAAAATCTAATGGCAGAAAGGAGGAGAAGGAAACGACTCAATGACCGTCTCTCCATGCTTAGATCCATTGTTCCCAAAATAAGCAAG ATGGACAGAACATCCATACTTGGAGATACAATTGATTACATGAAGGAGCTCATAGATAAAATTCACAGGTTGCGTGAAGATCATGAAATGGAAGACGAAACTAAGGATAGGAAATTTATGGGAAATTACAAAGAGCTAAAGCCTAATGAAGCATTTGTCAAAAACCCTCCAAAG TTTGATgtagaaaggagaaatgaggagACGAGGATAGAGATATGTTGCGCAGCGAAGCCTGGACTAGTTTTATCCACAGTAAGCACAATAGAAGCATTAGGTCTTGACGTGCAACAATGTGTTGTCAGCTGTTTCAGTGACTTTTCAATGCGAGCTTCTTGTTCCGAG